The proteins below are encoded in one region of Flavobacterium nackdongense:
- a CDS encoding glycoside hydrolase family 130 protein, giving the protein MNTTTNSIFDKRKAAIEKEFQQLIERKNEPQSSEGNGIFARYKNPVVTRNHAPIEWRYDLNEATNPFLMERISINATFNAGAMKWGDKYILAVRVEGVDRKSFFAIAESPNGVDNFQFWDKPCVIPQTEEPDTNVYDMRLVQHEDGWIYGIFCTERKDPNAPKGDTSSAIANAGIVRTKDLVNWERLPDLISNTGQQRNVVMHPEYVNGKYALYTRPQDGFIDVGSGGGIGLGYIDTMENPVVQEEKIIFGKQYHTIYELKNGLGPAPIKTEKGWLHLAHGVRNTAAGLRYTLYMFMTDLNDISKVTHIPAGHFMAPQDSERVGDVSNVLFSNGWIADEDGTVFIYYASSDTRMHVAVSSVEKLVDYVINTPEDTFISAGSVNTIIAQVNKNQAIL; this is encoded by the coding sequence ATGAACACAACAACAAACAGCATTTTCGATAAAAGAAAAGCAGCAATTGAAAAAGAATTCCAACAATTAATAGAGAGAAAAAACGAACCTCAATCTTCGGAGGGAAATGGAATATTCGCCAGATATAAAAATCCCGTTGTGACCAGAAATCACGCTCCTATCGAATGGCGCTATGATTTAAACGAAGCTACAAACCCATTCTTGATGGAACGCATAAGCATCAATGCTACTTTCAATGCTGGAGCAATGAAATGGGGTGATAAATACATCCTCGCTGTTCGTGTGGAAGGCGTGGACAGAAAATCATTTTTTGCCATTGCCGAAAGTCCAAATGGAGTTGATAATTTCCAATTTTGGGATAAACCTTGCGTGATTCCACAAACCGAAGAACCCGATACAAATGTCTATGATATGCGTTTGGTACAGCACGAAGACGGTTGGATTTACGGCATTTTTTGCACCGAAAGAAAAGATCCAAATGCTCCAAAAGGTGATACGAGTTCGGCTATAGCCAATGCGGGAATTGTGCGCACCAAAGATTTAGTGAATTGGGAACGTCTTCCTGATTTAATTTCGAATACAGGCCAACAAAGAAATGTAGTGATGCATCCTGAATATGTAAACGGAAAATACGCTTTATACACAAGGCCTCAAGACGGTTTTATCGACGTGGGAAGTGGTGGCGGAATTGGTTTGGGTTACATCGATACTATGGAAAACCCAGTTGTACAAGAGGAAAAAATCATCTTCGGAAAACAATATCATACCATTTACGAACTTAAAAATGGTTTGGGGCCGGCTCCAATTAAAACCGAAAAAGGGTGGTTGCATTTGGCACACGGAGTACGAAACACCGCTGCGGGATTGCGTTACACACTTTATATGTTTATGACCGATTTAAACGATATTTCAAAAGTGACTCATATTCCAGCAGGACATTTTATGGCGCCACAAGATTCTGAAAGAGTGGGTGATGTTTCGAATGTTTTGTTTTCGAATGGTTGGATTGCCGATGAAGATGGCACAGTTTTCATCTATTACGCTTCGTCAGATACTAGAATGCACGTGGCTGTTTCTTCTGTAGAAAAACTAGTTGACTATGTGATAAACACACCAGAAGATACCTTTATATCTGCAGGTTCTGTGAACACCATCATCGCTCAAGTTAATAAAAACCAAGCAATTCTATAA